The Pseudomonas sp. SCB32 DNA window AGGCTCGGTGGTTTGACTTTCCTGCCTATGCGCCCTGAAGCCCGAGCGTTGGCGCGAACCCACAAGAGACTCTGCAATGCACCAGAAAGCCGTACTCGACCAACTCGACGTCAGCCGAATCCTCGCGGCCGCCACGCAGGAAGCCCAGCGCCAGGGCTGGGCTGTCTCAATCGCGGTGGCCGATGACGGCGGGCATCCCCTGGCGCTGCTGCGTCTGGATGGCTGTGCCCAGGCCAGCGCCTACATCGCCACGGAAAAGGCGCGCAGCGCGGCGATCGGCCGGCGTGAAACCCGGGAGTACGAGGCGATGGTCAACGGCGGTCGCACCGCGTTTCTCAGCGTAGCGATGCTGACCGCCCTCGAAGGCGGCGTCCCGATCCTGGTGGATGGGCAGGTCGTCGGTGCGGTGGGGGTTTCCGGTGTCAGGGCGGATCAGGATGCACTGGTGGCCCAGGCGGGAGTGGCCGGGCTTTGGCGCGAACCGGACCGATTGAAACCGACGGCGGCGGGCGTGGCCCACTGACCGACGGATTGTTTTGCAGCGAGCGCCAGCCTTCGCAAGCCGCCAACTCTGATAGGCTCAAGCAGATCCATTCCGAGGGTGGCCCATGGAAAACGAGCGCAACAATTCCCCCGTACCCCAGGCAGTCGACAGCCCGATCACCCGTTGCGCGATCTTTCTCGTCGCCACCCTGGCGCCGGGCCAGGCGCATCGGGACACCCTGCGCTCACTGTGCGCAGACGTCGCCGCGCTGGTCCGTTCGGTTGGCAAGCGTGTACCGGCCGGCAACCTGTCCTGCGTAGTGGGTTTCGGCGCCCAGGCCTGGGATGCCCTGTTCGGCGCGCCACGGCCGGCATCCCTCCATGTGTTTCGCGAAATCGATGGCGGCGAGCGTGTCGCCGTGTCCACGCCGGGCGACCTGTTGCTGCACATCCGTGCCGAGCACATGGACCTCTGCTTCGAACTGGCCACGCAACTGCTGGCGCGGCTGGGTGACGCCGTCACCGTGGTCGACGAAGTCCACGGCTTCCGTTATTTCGACATGCGCAGCATGATCGGCTTCGTCGATGGCACCGAGAACCCGGTGGGCCGCGAGGCGGCACACTTCACCCTCATCGGTGACGGAGACCCGGACTTCGCCGGCGGCAGCTACGTGCTGGTGCAGAAGTACCTGCATGACATGGCGGGCTGGAACCAGCTTTCCACCGAAGCCCAGGAGCGCATCATCGGGCGCACCAAGCTGTCGGACATCGAGCTGGATGATTCGGTCAAGCCGAGCTGTTCCCACAGCTCGCTGACCACCCTGGAGAAGAGCGGCCAGGAGGTGAAGATCCTGCGCGACAACATGCCGTTCGGCCGTCCCGGGGCAGGGGAGTTCGGCACCTATTTCATCGGCTATGCGCGCTCGCCGGAGCCGATAGAGGAAATGCTCGCGAACATGTTCATCGGCCGCCCGCCGGGCAATTACGACCGCCTGCTGGACTACAGCAAGGCGGTGACGGGGAGCCTGTTCTTCGTGCCGTCGGCCGATCTTCTGGAGGCGCTGGCCGACAAGGCGCCGTAACAGGTAATCCACTCGAAGGTCGGGAAGGTTTCCGGGACTGCGCTTCTGACGGAGCGATGCGGCTCCGGTCATCGGCCTTTCAAGGATTCATCCATGACAGGGATTCAGTCTGATGAGTTGGCAACGAACAGCATGGCGCTGGCTTCGGCCTGTCTTCTTCATGGGGGCAGTCTTGCTGCCGGCCCTGGTTCTAGCTGTGATCAGCCTTGGCGCACTGTATGCGGGCAGGTTTGGCGTGTTTGTCAGCGCAGCGGCGTGGCTGGGAACGCTCGGGCTCGTCCGGGCAGGGCTCAATCGGCCCGCCGACGTTGACTGGCATCCAAGGTTGGCGACAGCCGCTCTGCTGATGTCGGGCCTGCTTGCCGTTGCACCGCTGT harbors:
- a CDS encoding heme-binding protein; the encoded protein is MHQKAVLDQLDVSRILAAATQEAQRQGWAVSIAVADDGGHPLALLRLDGCAQASAYIATEKARSAAIGRRETREYEAMVNGGRTAFLSVAMLTALEGGVPILVDGQVVGAVGVSGVRADQDALVAQAGVAGLWREPDRLKPTAAGVAH
- a CDS encoding Dyp-type peroxidase; this encodes MENERNNSPVPQAVDSPITRCAIFLVATLAPGQAHRDTLRSLCADVAALVRSVGKRVPAGNLSCVVGFGAQAWDALFGAPRPASLHVFREIDGGERVAVSTPGDLLLHIRAEHMDLCFELATQLLARLGDAVTVVDEVHGFRYFDMRSMIGFVDGTENPVGREAAHFTLIGDGDPDFAGGSYVLVQKYLHDMAGWNQLSTEAQERIIGRTKLSDIELDDSVKPSCSHSSLTTLEKSGQEVKILRDNMPFGRPGAGEFGTYFIGYARSPEPIEEMLANMFIGRPPGNYDRLLDYSKAVTGSLFFVPSADLLEALADKAP